The Chlorocebus sabaeus isolate Y175 chromosome 22, mChlSab1.0.hap1, whole genome shotgun sequence genome segment ATTGACCGTAGTCGTTGGCAACCTTTCAGCAGTTCAAAGTCTCCACAGGACCTTGCGCTCTTGGGCTTCTGTTTTTGGCCTTGTTTTAATCCTTCTCTAAAAGCAGGGCTCCAGGCCGCAGGCGTGCACACACCCTCAGAGGGGTCCAGAGGCTTCCCACTCTCTTCCTCACAGATAGCCACCCGCAAGGCCTACGGGCAGGCACTGGCCAAGCTGGGCCATGCCAGTGACCGCATCATCGCCCTGGATGGAGACACCAAAAATTCCACCTTCTCGGAGATCTTCAAAAAGGAGCACCCGGACCGCTTCATCGAGTGCTACATTGCTGAGCAGAACATGGTGGGTGCTGGGGCCGGCTGGCAGGGACAGGTCCACCCAAGGCTGAAGGCTGTGGTCTGAGGGGTGCAGGGCAACCATTTTGGCAGGGCCAGGTGCCTGCTGTGGGCCAGCCCAGGGAGACTATAAGAAAAGCCAGGACCCAGCATTAACCCCGGACCTTGAGTAGCCAGAGTTTGGGAGGTTCTGCCGAGGTGCAAATGTCCCGGACAAGTGTGCACGCGGGGGAACCGAATGGGACTGCAGGTGCTCTCAGGAGGAGCTGCGtgcaggccaggcctggtggtgaatGGGGTCTCTTACAGGTGGAGGGCAGGCCCAGCCAGTAGGTGGGGCTGTGATGGGTATAGCAGCCAGAGTCTGTTGAGTGCGTGTAATGCACATGGCTCTGGCCCTGCCACCCTGAGGGATGCAGAGATGAGGGAACTCTGGGCCCCTGACATGTTCCCATCTGGGGAAGCAGCCCCTTGTCAGGAACTGAGGTTGTGAAGTAAGGAACAATGTTTTGTCCACTTTTTCAAAATACCTCCTCATGGTGGTCCAGGAGCCCAGCCTGGCTTGCAGGCCCCTAGGGACAGTGAGCTTCCTCTCTCTGGAGGGCACTCACATCTCCAGAGTTCTTCCAACTGGACCTGAAATTATCTCTGGTTTCCAGAGACTGCTCTGCAgggtgtggggctggggaggcctcaggtacTGGGGAAAGAGGCCTCTTGTTGGCTGGCAGATTTTGGAGCCTTGAGGGGCAGCTGGTTTGGAACTGATGACTGTACTCAGTGCTGCTTCTGGATGAGTGATCTGGGGACTGGAGCCTCAGCAGGCATGAGGCTACTGCCTTTGGACCCTGGGGAGGGATTGGGAGGACCGGTCTCTGCAGAAGGTggtgggggacacattcagaagCTCAGAAAGGATGGACAATCTATACACAAACTGTGGCCTTCTCCACGATAGGGGTCCTAGGCTCCCCAGCCACCCTCTGCCTGCCCCTTTGGGCTGACCCTGCCCCACCTGCCCCTAGGTGAGCATCGCGGTGGGCTGTGCCACCCGCAACAGGACGGTGCCCTTCTGCAGCACTTTTGCAGCCTTCTTCACACGGGCCTTTGACCAGATTCGCATGGCCGCCATCTCCGAGAGCAACATCAACCTCTGTGGCTCCCACTGTGGCGTTTCCATCGGTGAGTTTAGCCAGGGCGCTTACACCTGGAGCTCCCTTGACTTTTGCACCAGGAGGTATGGGAGGAGGGTGGGCGAGGATTCCAGCCCATGGACGGGGGGTCTTATTTCTGCATATCCTTTCCCCACACCCCAGGGGAAGACGGGCCCTCCCAGATGGCCCTGGAAGATCTGGCCATGTTTCGATCAGTCCCCATGTCAACTGTTTTTTACCCAAGTGATGGCGTTGCTACAGAGAAGGCAGTGGAACTAGCCGCCAATACAAAGGTAGGTCGCATGGCTGTTCTTTCTCCTGCTGGCAGCTATCGCTTCCTGAGGGCAACAGAAGAGGAGGCCAGAGCTGGTCACTCGCTGCCCCAGGGGGTGTTTCCTGACCTTGCCCCTGGTGTTTGTGTAGCTTATGGAAGTtagacaagaaaaaatgaaaatacgtGCCCCACTTACTGCCACGTGGCAGATGTTGTCAACTGATTGCCACAGTCTGTCTCCGCTGAGAATCCTGGCAGCCCTGGCCGGTCTGGCAGTTGACACCTGTCCACCCTCCTGAGTTGGGTTCTTCAAGACAGGCAAGAATGAGCCGAGCCCTGTGGTCCAGGCCCGGAGCTGTACTCCATAGACACAGTGTACATGGTCCTGCCCCTCTGCCTGGTGCACTCTGCAGGAGTAGCCCACCTGCAGCCAGTTTACCTGGTGGAAAGTTGCCTTCGGCCTGGGGCTGCAAGGTGGTGAGCAGTTCTCAAGAGTGTTCAAGTGGGGTGCGGGCGGCAGAGAGCAAGCAAGGCCCTTTTCTCTGCTGGAATAGCCAGGATGCAGTGACTGATGCTCCCATGGGAAGGGATGGCCTCTCTAGAAAGACCTCGTCTCTGAGGTTGGGTGTGCCACATCCTGTAGCCTCAGTGTATCTGTTTCCGTCTCAGGGTATCTGCTTCATCCGGACGAGCCGCCCAGAAAATGCTATCATCTATAACAACAATGAGGACTTCCAGGTCGGACAAGCCAAGGTCAGTGCCTCACATGCCCCAGGAGCCCACAGAGCTGCCTGGACCCTCCCTGCTGTGACTCCCAGCAGTCAGGGCCCACCCTGCCCCGAGGCCCTGAGCCTCACTTGCCCTCTGTGTCACCCCCAGGTGGTCCTGAAGAGCAAGGATGACCAGGTGACTGTGATTGGGGCTGGGGTGACCCTGCACGAGGCCTTGGCTGCCGCCGAGCTGCTGAAGAAAGGTGAGAAGGGGCCTCCAAAGTCATCAACTGGCCGCTGCATGCTAGGTCTTggggttctttctttcttgaagaGCCCACAGCTAAAGAGAaagaatttcatttaattaaataatgacGGTAATTAAAGCCATCCTTTGAGCACTTGTTCTGTCTGGCATGATGCTAAGTCCTGGGCCTGCAGTGCTCACAGTCCCTACCCTATGACTCTAAAGTTGAGATCCCCCAGCACGGTGGTCAGATCAGTGGCCTGGAGCCTGCCCGCAGGGCTGGAATCACTCAGCCAGGCACTAATTAAGGAAGTTATTCCCTACCTATCACCAtgcctgttttcccatctgtaaaatggagatactaGCCCCTTCCCCGCAGGGCTGTCCTGAGGGTTACATGCATGTGACCTggtattctattattattactgcgAGCTCACAGTGTTGGCTAGTGGTTTGTAGGGGAGACAGGCATTGGCCTCTCCTGCAATAGAATCACACAACAGATATGTTTTAGCATGAAAAGCGGGCAGGTGTGGCATCTTCCAGAAAGTGGCCTCACAGTGAGTAGGAATTGATGAGTAGAGAGGGGAGTGAAGAGAGGCCGGAGCAGGGCCAGGCAGGAGCAAGATGGGGCTGGAGGAGCCAGGGGACCCCATCCCCAGGCAGGGGGAGATCCAGTGGGGTGAGCTTTAAGCAGGGCCTGGCAGGCGTGGGTTTGTCCTTCTGAGAAGGTGCTTCTGCTGCTGGGGCCGCACCTGGGCCTCTGATCACTCCGCTGGCTGCAGCTCCCCCACATCACCACATCAACCCTCACCTTCTGTCAAGCCAGATACCTGGAGTGTGTCCTTTCGCATTCCCTTTGTCTTCGAGGTTGTGGGAGGATGAGGGAAGGTGCTCAGGGCCTGCACACTCCACTCTGGGTTCTTGGATACTGCAGGCAACATAGCTGGACCAGATGCCCCAGTACAAGGGGTTGGCAGGCATAAGCTCAGCCACAGGAACAAGGTGGCAAGTGGTTCTCCCTGGGACAGGGACAGGCCCGCAGGCTGAGCTCTTAGCTAAACGCAGTCCTCAGGATGTCCCACCAGGGCAGACGGTGGTGCCCAGCCCTCCCCTCAGCCATGCCGTATGCTCTGCCTCACAGAAAAGATCAACATCCGCGTGCTGGACCCCTTCACCATCAAGCCGCTGGACAGAAAACTCATTCTCGACAGCGCTCGTGCCACCAAGGGCAGGATCCTCACCGTGGAGGACCATTATTACGAAGGTAAGGGGGCCTAGGGCAGGCAAGCTGGGCAAGGGGCAGGGCCAGAGAGCCCGAGCATTGGACGTGCCTCTTCTGTCTGAGCCCCAGGAGGGCAGCGGTGGCCCAGAACCCCCAGAGTTGTCCCTCTAGAGCAGCTGGGACGTGGTCTCTTAACAGGCCTCAGGCTTGGCCTGGAGACCCAGCTAACGCACAGCTGCTGGTGAGCTCTGTGGAGCTCCTGCTGCCCAGGAAGCTGGCGAGGATTCCAGCCTCGCTGCTAAATGGTGGATGGTGGTGTCCCTGAGGTAGTGGTGAGTCCTTCACACAGCAGGCTCCCTAAGTACACACCAGCCTCTCTAAGGAGGAGGCCCCAGTGGGAGAGATGGGCTTTGACTCGGGTCAAATCTAGATAATCAGACTATGGACGGTTGCTGGCCAGAGGATGGTGTTTGAAACAAACATTTAGAGGCCACGTTTGGGCctataaaaatagttttgggctgagtgtggtggctcacgcctataatcccagcagtttgggaggctgaggatggcagatttcttgaactcaggagttggagactagcctgggcaacgtggcaaaacctgactctttaaaacaataaaaacaatgagTTATGTGATGGGCTCGTGGCTGCAGGTGGAGAAAGGCGGTGCGTATGCAGCCTCCTCCATCCTTGACTAAGGCTGACAGAGGACTGGGCCCACCACTGCTCACCCTGAGGCCTCGTCTTCTGACTCCCCTCCTTTCATTTCTAGGTGGCATTGGTGAGGCTGTGTCCAGTGCAGTAGTGGGCGAGCCTGGCATCACTGTCACCCACCTGGCAGTTAACCGGGTACCAAGAAGTGGGAAGCCAGCTGAGCTGCTGAAGATGTTCGGTATTGACAAGGATGCCATTGCACAAGCTGTGAAGGGCCTCATCACCAAGGCCTAGGGCGGGTATGAAGTGTGGGGCGGGGGTCTATACATTCCTGAGA includes the following:
- the TKT gene encoding transketolase isoform X2; the protein is MAVLFFHTMRYKSQDPRNPHNDRFVLSKGHAAPILYAVWAEAGFLPEAELLNLRKISSDLDGHPVPKQAFTDVATGSLGQGLGAACGMAYTGKYFDKASYRVYCLLGDGELSEGSVWEAMAFASIYKLDNLVAILDINRLGQSDPAPLQHQMDIYQKRCEAFGWHAIIVDGHSVEELCKAFGQAKHQPTAIIAKTFKGRGITGVEDKESWHGKPLPKNMAEQIIQEIYSQIQSKKKILATPPQEDAPSVDIANIRMPSLPSYKVGDKIATRKAYGQALAKLGHASDRIIALDGDTKNSTFSEIFKKEHPDRFIECYIAEQNMVSIAVGCATRNRTVPFCSTFAAFFTRAFDQIRMAAISESNINLCGSHCGVSIGEDGPSQMALEDLAMFRSVPMSTVFYPSDGVATEKAVELAANTKGICFIRTSRPENAIIYNNNEDFQVGQAKVVLKSKDDQVTVIGAGVTLHEALAAAELLKKEKINIRVLDPFTIKPLDRKLILDSARATKGRILTVEDHYYEGGIGEAVSSAVVGEPGITVTHLAVNRVPRSGKPAELLKMFGIDKDAIAQAVKGLITKA